One Pseudomonas sp. C27(2019) DNA window includes the following coding sequences:
- a CDS encoding DUF1289 domain-containing protein yields the protein MQQLEFFDIPSPCIGVCEANNRGYCKGCFRSRDERLYWLKFSETEKRQVVRLCQQRKARILKAKEAALHAAKSEPDEPEQSSMF from the coding sequence ATGCAGCAACTCGAGTTTTTCGATATACCCAGCCCCTGTATTGGCGTCTGTGAGGCCAACAACAGAGGCTATTGCAAAGGCTGTTTTCGCTCGCGAGATGAGCGTTTATATTGGCTCAAATTTAGCGAAACTGAGAAGCGTCAAGTAGTGCGCTTATGCCAGCAGCGCAAAGCACGGATATTAAAAGCCAAAGAAGCGGCCTTACACGCTGCTAAGTCAGAGCCTGACGAACCAGAGCAGTCGAGTATGTTTTAG